From the genome of Sphingopyxis sp. DBS4:
GCCTCGGTCTATACGCTGTCCGAGGTCGCATCGGACCGCGAGGCGGCGCGGCTCGCGGCGCGTGAGAACAAGGCGAACATCATCAACGGCGTCGATCTCGGCGCGCATGGCAGCGCGGTGTCGTCGATCCTGCTCGACCTCACCCAGCGCGAGACGATGAACATAGCGTCGGATTTCGCGCGCCTGCTCCAGCGCGAGGCGTCGGACGAGGTCGATTTCCGCACGACCGCGCATCGTTTCGCGTCGTTCGTGGTCCTGAAGGCGCCCGACACGCCGTCGATCCTGTTCGAGACCGGCTTCGTATCGAACAAGGCGGACGCCGAATTCCTCTCGTCGAAGGCGGGGCAGCAGAAGATTGCGCGCGGGGTGCGCGATGCGGTGCAGATTCATTTCGCGCGCCGGATCGCGGCGACGGGACGCTGACGGCATGAGCGACGACCTTAGCCTTCATGCGCATCTGATCGGCCGACAGGGCTCGCGCGCCGACCTCAACACGCCGGTGCTGGTACTCGACGTTGCGGCGCTCGACCGCAATATCGCGGCGATGGCGGCACACGCGGCCGGTCACGGCGTCGGCCTGCGCCCGCATGCCAAGACGCACAAGAGCGTCGATATCGCGAAGCGCCAGATCGATGCCGGGGCGCTCGGCGTTTGCTGCGCGAAGATCGGCGAGGCCGAGGTGCTGGCCGAAGGCGGTATCGCGGGTATTCTCATTACCTCGCCGGTCGCCGCGCCGCGCGCGATCGAACGGCTCGCCGCGCTCGCGGCGCGTGCCGAGGGGCTGATGGCGGTCGTCGACCATCCCGCCGTCGCCGAACGCATCGACGTGGCGCTGGAAACCGCAGGCGCGACGCTCGACATCGTGATCGACATCGATCCGGGCATCCGGCGTACCGGGGTCGCGTCGGCTGAGGCGGCGGTCGATCTCGCGCGCGAGATCGCGGCGCTGCCGCGCCTTCGCTATCGCGGCGTCCAATATTATTGCGGATCGCAGCAGCATATCGAGGATTATGCCGAACGCCGCGCCGCGATCACCGAGCGCACCGATTATCTGAAAAGCGTGATCGCGGCGCTTGCCGATGCAGGCTTCGCGCCCGAAATCGTTACCGGATCGGGCACCGGCACGCACCGGATCGACCTCGACCTTGGCGTTTTCACCGAGCTTCAGGCGGGATCCTATGTCTTTATGGACAAGCAATATCTCGATTGCGATTTGACAGGCGCCGGCGATGCCCCGTTCGAGGTCGCGCTCGGCGTCGATGCGCGCGTCGTCAGCACCAATCATTCGGGACTTGTCACGATCGACGCCGGGTTCAAGTCGCTGTCGACCGACGGCGGGGTCGCGGTCGTCCGGCGCGGCGCGCCCGAGGATGCGCGCTTCGCCTTCATGGGTGACGAGCATTCGGCGCTGATCGCTTCCGGTATCGGAGACCGGCTCGCGCCGGGCGATCCGGTGACACTGACGGTTCCGCACTGCGACCCGACGGTGAATCTCTACGACCATTATCATGTCGTGTCGGGCGATACGCTGGTCGCGATCTGGCCGGTGAGCGCGCGCGGGCGGGCGCGTTGATCTTCTACTGACGTCGGAAGGGGCCGGTGCCGCCGAGCCAAAGCGCAGCCCGCCGCAACCCCGCTTCCCTTTCGCGCGCGCAGCCTTTAGAGGCTTGGCCCTATGCCGTCCGAGACCATGTCCCATTTCCGCTACCGCCTGCGCCGCGACGGCAATGCGGCCATATCCTGGTTTCGCGAGATGTGGCTGCGCCGCTGGTTCCGCTGGCTCGGCTATCTGGCCGGCGCGGGGCTGCTGGCGCTGATCCTTGGCTGGATCGTTTTCGCACGCAACCTGCCGTCGGTCGACCAGCTTCGCGATTATGAGCCGCCGTTGCCGACGATGGTCCGCGATGCCGAGGGCAAGCCGGTCCACAGCTATGCCCGCGAACGGCGCGTCCAGCTCGAATATAGCGAATATCCGCCGCTCCTCGTCCGCGCCTATCTGGCGGCGGAAGATCGTACTTTCTTCGAGCATGGCGGGATCGACTATCCCGGCATCGTCAGCGCGATCATCACCAATCTGACGAACAGCGGCCGCCCGATCGGCGCCTCGACGATCACCCAGCAGGTCGCGAAGAACCTGCTCCTGACCAACGAGGTCAGCTACACCCGCAAGATTCGCGAGGCGATCCTCGCCAAGCGCATCGAGGCGGCGCTGACCAAGGAGCAGATCCTCGAACTTTATCTGAACGAGATTCCGCTCGGCCGCCGCAGTTTCGGCGTCCAGGCGGCGGCGCGCGCCTATTTCGACAAGGACGTCGACCAGCTTGCGCTTCACGAAATGGCCTTCCTCGCCATCCTGCCCAAGGCGCCCGAAACCTATGGGCGCGCGCGCAACGCGGAGAAGGCGATGGCGCGCCGCAATTTCGTCCTCTCGGAAATGTTCCGCAACGGCTGGATCACCGCGGCGCAGCGCGACGCCGCGCAGGCGATGCCGCTCGGCCTCTCCGAAACGGGCAATAAGGCGGTCGCGCAGGTCGGCGGCTATTATATGGAAGAGGTGCGCCGCCAGCTCATCGACCAGTTCGGCGAGACTCCCGACGACGGCCCGCTGTCGGTCTATGGCGGCGGCCTGTGGGTTCGCACCGCCTATGACGGCAAGATGCAGGATGCGGCGACGAGCGCCTTGCGCAAG
Proteins encoded in this window:
- a CDS encoding DSD1 family PLP-dependent enzyme, which produces MSDDLSLHAHLIGRQGSRADLNTPVLVLDVAALDRNIAAMAAHAAGHGVGLRPHAKTHKSVDIAKRQIDAGALGVCCAKIGEAEVLAEGGIAGILITSPVAAPRAIERLAALAARAEGLMAVVDHPAVAERIDVALETAGATLDIVIDIDPGIRRTGVASAEAAVDLAREIAALPRLRYRGVQYYCGSQQHIEDYAERRAAITERTDYLKSVIAALADAGFAPEIVTGSGTGTHRIDLDLGVFTELQAGSYVFMDKQYLDCDLTGAGDAPFEVALGVDARVVSTNHSGLVTIDAGFKSLSTDGGVAVVRRGAPEDARFAFMGDEHSALIASGIGDRLAPGDPVTLTVPHCDPTVNLYDHYHVVSGDTLVAIWPVSARGRAR